A stretch of Longimicrobium terrae DNA encodes these proteins:
- a CDS encoding PIN domain-containing protein, with protein MTLTDAGPLLAILDADDQHHAKCVSALEELGPEPMITTWPCFTEAMHLLGRSGGFRAQATLWELYAQGHLVLHEPATAEVARTAALMSKFRDAPMDLADASLVAAAEALSLSRVFTVDRHFYVYRLADGSALQIIPRR; from the coding sequence GTGACGCTGACGGATGCCGGGCCGCTCCTCGCCATTCTGGACGCGGACGACCAGCACCACGCCAAGTGCGTGTCGGCTCTGGAAGAGCTTGGCCCGGAGCCGATGATCACAACCTGGCCCTGCTTTACGGAGGCGATGCATCTGCTGGGGAGATCCGGCGGATTCCGGGCCCAAGCCACCCTCTGGGAGCTCTATGCCCAAGGCCACCTTGTACTCCACGAGCCCGCGACCGCGGAAGTGGCCCGTACGGCCGCTCTGATGAGCAAGTTCAGGGACGCGCCGATGGATCTCGCGGACGCATCCCTGGTCGCCGCCGCGGAAGCGCTGTCTCTCAGCCGCGTGTTCACGGTGGACCGCCACTTCTACGTCTATCGCCTGGCGGACGGCTCCGCGCTCCAAATCATCCCGCGCCGCTGA